From one bacterium genomic stretch:
- a CDS encoding ammonium transporter, whose amino-acid sequence MEAVGLDTVWVLVSAALVFFMQAGFGMVEAGFIRAKNTCNILMKNFMDFCIASLMFFLVGYALMFGKGNGFIGFSGFLMNDAPNPSAIPTMAFWMFQAVFVGAAATIVAGAVAERIKFKAYLIYTIPLSMLIYPIIGHWTWGGGWLSGLGFADFAGSTVVHATGGFAGLMGAIALGPRLGKFTPDGKPQAIPGHNIPIASLGVFILWFGWFGFNGGSNLAVGNGVAISLICVNTMLAAAAGALSAMLFVWVRYGTPDLSITMNGALAGLVGITAGCAFVSPLAAIAIGLVAGIILVFGVGLLDKVGIDDPVGAVPVHGMNGVWGTLAVGIFGQKALGVANDGLLHGGGIKQLGIQLIGSAACLVFVVVTMGAVFYAIRATIGLRVSREEELRGLDIGEHGMESYSGFQIFTTD is encoded by the coding sequence ATGGAAGCAGTCGGACTTGACACGGTATGGGTGTTGGTGAGCGCCGCCCTCGTCTTCTTTATGCAGGCGGGGTTCGGCATGGTCGAGGCGGGGTTCATTCGCGCGAAGAACACCTGCAACATTCTGATGAAGAACTTCATGGACTTCTGTATCGCGTCCCTGATGTTTTTCCTTGTCGGATACGCGCTGATGTTCGGCAAGGGCAACGGATTCATCGGGTTTTCGGGCTTTTTGATGAACGACGCGCCGAATCCGTCCGCCATCCCGACGATGGCGTTCTGGATGTTCCAGGCGGTGTTCGTCGGCGCGGCGGCGACGATCGTCGCGGGCGCGGTGGCCGAGCGCATCAAGTTCAAAGCCTATTTGATCTACACGATTCCGCTGTCGATGCTGATCTATCCGATCATCGGGCACTGGACGTGGGGCGGCGGATGGCTTTCCGGCCTGGGCTTCGCGGACTTCGCGGGCTCGACGGTTGTGCACGCCACGGGCGGATTCGCGGGCTTGATGGGCGCCATCGCCCTGGGGCCGCGCCTTGGCAAGTTCACGCCCGACGGCAAGCCGCAGGCGATTCCCGGTCACAATATCCCGATCGCGTCGCTTGGCGTTTTCATCCTCTGGTTCGGATGGTTCGGATTCAATGGCGGATCGAACCTCGCCGTCGGCAACGGCGTTGCCATCTCGCTGATCTGCGTCAACACGATGCTCGCCGCGGCGGCGGGCGCTCTCAGCGCGATGCTCTTTGTCTGGGTCCGCTACGGTACGCCCGATCTTTCGATCACCATGAACGGCGCGCTCGCGGGCCTCGTCGGCATCACCGCCGGTTGCGCGTTCGTCTCGCCGCTCGCGGCGATTGCCATCGGCCTTGTCGCGGGCATCATCCTGGTTTTCGGCGTAGGCCTTCTCGACAAGGTGGGCATCGACGACCCGGTCGGCGCCGTTCCCGTGCACGGAATGAACGGCGTGTGGGGCACGCTGGCCGTCGGCATCTTCGGGCAGAAGGCGCTTGGCGTGGCCAACGACGGTCTGCTCCACGGCGGCGGCATCAAACAACTCGGAATTCAGTTGATCGGTTCGGCGGCGTGCCTCGTGTTTGTGGTCGTGACGATGGGCGCGGTCTTCTACGCCATCCGGGCGACGATCGGCTTGCGCGTATCGCGCGAGGAAGAACTGCGAGGACTCGACATCGGCGAGCACGGGATGGAGTCCTACAGCGGTTTCCAGATCTTCACCACCGACTAA
- a CDS encoding P-II family nitrogen regulator translates to MKLITAYIQPEKLADVKKSLYDAKVFKISVTNALGCGEEEGIHEVYRGVDVEVNLLKKVRLEIAINENYLEPTINAIIKGARTGKVGDGKIFVQDLTECVRIRSGERGGNAIG, encoded by the coding sequence ATGAAACTCATTACCGCCTACATCCAGCCCGAAAAGCTGGCGGACGTTAAGAAATCGCTGTACGACGCCAAGGTGTTCAAGATCTCGGTCACGAACGCGCTTGGCTGCGGCGAGGAAGAGGGAATCCACGAGGTCTATCGCGGCGTGGACGTCGAGGTGAACCTGCTCAAGAAAGTGCGGCTTGAAATCGCGATCAACGAGAACTACCTCGAGCCGACCATCAACGCGATCATCAAGGGCGCCCGCACGGGCAAGGTCGGCGACGGAAAGATCTTCGTCCAGGACCTGACCGAGTGCGTGCGCATTCGCTCCGGCGAACGGGGCGGAAATGCCATCGGTTGA